A stretch of the Uranotaenia lowii strain MFRU-FL chromosome 3, ASM2978415v1, whole genome shotgun sequence genome encodes the following:
- the LOC129754974 gene encoding ubiquitin-conjugating enzyme E2 G1 isoform X2, with protein sequence MSEPQSSLLLKKQLAELSKNPVEGFSAGLIDDNDIFRWEVLIIGPPDTLYEGGFFKAHLHFPKEYPLRPPRMKFVTEIWHPNIDRNGDVCISILHEPGDDKWGYEKASERWLPVHTVETILISVISMLADPNDESPANVDAAKEWREAYPEFKRKVARCVRKSQEE encoded by the exons ATGTCAGAACCCCAGTCTTCGTTGCTGCTGAAGAAACAGTTGGCAG aGCTCAGCAAAAATCCAGTTGAAGGATTTTCAGCAGGTTTAATAGACGACAATGACATATTCAGATGGGAAGTACTTATCATCGGTCCTCCAGATACTTTGTA CGAGGGCGGTTTCTTCAAGGCACACCTGCACTTCCCGAAGGAGTACCCGCTGAGGCCACCGCGCATGAAGTTCGTGACAGAAATCTGGCACCCGAATATCGACCGCAACGGCGATGTGTGCATCAGCATCTTGCACGAGCCAGGCGATGACAAGTGGGGCTACGAGAAGGCTTCCGAGCGCTGGCTGCCGGTGCACACCGTCGAAACGATTCTGATATCGGTGATCTCGATGCTGGCCGACCCCAACGACGAATCGCCGGCGAACGTCGATGCGGCCAAGGAGTGGCGAGAGGCGTATCCGGAGTTCAAACGGAAGGTGGCCCGGTGTGTTCGGAAGAGTCAAGAAGAAT AA
- the LOC129754974 gene encoding ubiquitin-conjugating enzyme E2 G1 isoform X1, translating to MSEPQSSLLLKKQLAELSKNPVEGFSAGLIDDNDIFRWEVLIIGPPDTLYEGGFFKAHLHFPKEYPLRPPRMKFVTEIWHPNIDRNGDVCISILHEPGDDKWGYEKASERWLPVHTVETILISVISMLADPNDESPANVDAAKEWREAYPEFKRKVARCVRKSQEEC from the exons ATGTCAGAACCCCAGTCTTCGTTGCTGCTGAAGAAACAGTTGGCAG aGCTCAGCAAAAATCCAGTTGAAGGATTTTCAGCAGGTTTAATAGACGACAATGACATATTCAGATGGGAAGTACTTATCATCGGTCCTCCAGATACTTTGTA CGAGGGCGGTTTCTTCAAGGCACACCTGCACTTCCCGAAGGAGTACCCGCTGAGGCCACCGCGCATGAAGTTCGTGACAGAAATCTGGCACCCGAATATCGACCGCAACGGCGATGTGTGCATCAGCATCTTGCACGAGCCAGGCGATGACAAGTGGGGCTACGAGAAGGCTTCCGAGCGCTGGCTGCCGGTGCACACCGTCGAAACGATTCTGATATCGGTGATCTCGATGCTGGCCGACCCCAACGACGAATCGCCGGCGAACGTCGATGCGGCCAAGGAGTGGCGAGAGGCGTATCCGGAGTTCAAACGGAAGGTGGCCCGGTGTGTTCGGAAGAGTCAAGAAGAATGttag